Proteins found in one Paenibacillus wynnii genomic segment:
- the addB gene encoding helicase-exonuclease AddAB subunit AddB, with amino-acid sequence MSVTFLLGRSGSGKTLKIWESVSSAMEQEPLGAPIVMLVPEQGSFSAERGLLTTGSAKGSIRAQTLSFSRLAYRVKQETGGNPNIPISDEGKKMLIYKIISRRKEDLKLFGASSDRPGFVDRLNRLHTEMKRCCIGSPDLEKQLSVLQDSVGSNPILQHKLHDLQLLFGDLEKEMSQLYIDQEDRLTELAEHISESSYVRGAEIWVDGFHGFTPQEFMVLRQLMLYGSKVTIALTLDKPYPYGLQPHELELFHPSAVTYIKLRGIAEETGVEVWDEVLNPPVLPRFTESPVLAHLERGFDRRSRWNGTESIEESISIQAAVSRRAEVEGVLREILRLAREDGAQYSEMAVMMRNLGDYEHLVTPLFRDYGIPFFLDQKVNEMHHPLVEFLRASLDVVRRRWRYEDVFRCVKTDLLLPIDESLSRSDMDSLENYVLACGIQGYRWTDGRSWKGIPSLTLEGDRKIDEEHLLVMEKCRTAIIDPLFSFEKRIQKSRNARELCTAVYQLLIDTESATKLEIMSAKALEMGHPENAREHRQLWGAVLDLLDQLVEMMGDEKISFDVFAGILETGLAELRMGLVPPALDQVLVGSMDRTRTSGVKYAFLLGFNEGVVPAQFQEDGVLSEGERFFLEGAGMELAPGSSRRLLDERFLIYNALTTPSKKLWVSYACSDEEGKALLPSEVIRHLQIMFRMGEHPLPGLPLSGRPSMEHMDFVGNPEATLRVLIMQLRQWRQGVEIPALWWDVYNWFAESEEWSPRLSKLLQSLFYRNEGVKLKRGTSLRLYGGTTLRGSVSRMEKFVSCPFSHFASYGLKLKDRQLYKLQAPDIGQLFHAALSEMAMSLQQKGRGWGSMTPEECRREAVETVDRLSPMLQGEILMSSKRYGYISRKLKNIVGRASVILGEHARRGSFEPVGLELDFGPGKPLPPLQINLPNGCVMEIVGRIDRVDMAEGENGLLLRVIDYKSSQKDLKLHEVYYGLSLQMLTYLDVLLTYAEQWLGRTALPAGTLYFHVHDPLLSSPNGMNREQAEQELLKRFKMKGLLTADREVVSLMDTSLDKGHSSIVPVALKSDGSFYSSASVATPEQWTQLLTSVRTTISEIGTRITEGDVAIQPYRIQQETACTFCSFKPVCQFDESVEGNHYHNLAKPGKDVVWDLISRSEGGTTL; translated from the coding sequence ATGTCAGTAACGTTTTTACTAGGCCGCTCTGGCAGCGGCAAGACCTTGAAGATATGGGAGTCGGTATCCTCTGCCATGGAGCAGGAACCGCTCGGTGCACCAATTGTAATGCTTGTTCCGGAACAGGGATCTTTTAGCGCGGAACGGGGGCTTCTGACTACGGGGAGTGCCAAGGGAAGCATAAGGGCTCAGACGCTGAGCTTTTCACGTCTAGCCTATCGCGTTAAACAGGAGACTGGCGGCAATCCTAATATTCCGATTAGTGATGAAGGCAAGAAGATGCTGATCTACAAAATTATCAGCCGCCGCAAAGAGGACCTGAAGCTCTTCGGGGCCTCTTCGGATAGACCCGGCTTTGTGGATCGATTGAATCGGCTACATACGGAAATGAAGCGCTGCTGTATTGGATCACCTGATCTAGAGAAGCAGCTGTCAGTATTGCAGGATTCAGTGGGGAGCAATCCTATTCTGCAGCATAAACTACATGATCTGCAGCTATTATTCGGGGATTTGGAGAAGGAAATGTCACAGCTCTATATCGATCAGGAGGACCGCCTGACTGAGCTTGCAGAGCATATATCCGAGTCCTCCTATGTACGGGGAGCCGAGATTTGGGTAGACGGATTTCATGGTTTCACACCGCAGGAATTTATGGTGCTACGACAATTAATGCTGTATGGCTCCAAAGTGACGATTGCACTAACCTTGGACAAGCCCTATCCGTATGGATTGCAGCCGCATGAGCTGGAACTGTTTCATCCATCAGCGGTTACTTATATCAAGTTGCGTGGAATTGCTGAGGAGACGGGGGTGGAGGTGTGGGATGAGGTACTGAATCCCCCTGTTCTGCCTAGGTTCACAGAAAGTCCTGTTCTTGCGCATCTAGAGCGGGGTTTTGATAGACGAAGCCGTTGGAACGGAACGGAGTCGATAGAAGAATCGATATCTATTCAGGCTGCAGTATCACGAAGAGCTGAGGTAGAGGGAGTTCTTCGTGAGATTCTAAGGCTGGCGCGGGAAGATGGAGCACAATACAGTGAAATGGCTGTTATGATGCGCAATCTGGGCGATTATGAACATTTGGTAACCCCCCTTTTCCGAGATTATGGGATACCGTTCTTTCTGGACCAAAAAGTTAATGAAATGCATCATCCACTAGTGGAATTTCTACGGGCATCACTTGATGTAGTCCGCCGCCGTTGGCGTTATGAGGATGTATTCCGCTGCGTGAAGACGGATCTATTGCTTCCAATAGATGAGAGTCTTAGCAGATCCGATATGGACAGCCTGGAAAATTACGTGCTGGCTTGTGGAATTCAGGGTTACCGTTGGACCGATGGGCGTTCTTGGAAAGGAATACCCAGCTTAACTCTAGAAGGCGACAGGAAGATAGACGAAGAGCATTTACTCGTAATGGAGAAATGCCGGACTGCGATTATCGATCCTCTGTTTAGTTTTGAGAAAAGAATCCAAAAAAGCCGCAATGCCCGTGAGTTATGTACAGCTGTGTACCAGCTTCTTATAGATACGGAATCAGCGACTAAGCTTGAAATTATGAGTGCTAAAGCTCTGGAAATGGGTCATCCCGAGAATGCCCGTGAGCATCGCCAGTTGTGGGGAGCGGTACTTGATCTATTGGATCAGCTAGTTGAAATGATGGGCGATGAGAAGATATCTTTTGACGTATTCGCCGGGATTCTCGAGACGGGACTTGCCGAACTTCGAATGGGCCTTGTTCCCCCTGCACTGGATCAGGTACTGGTAGGAAGTATGGACCGGACCAGAACTTCTGGTGTGAAATACGCCTTTTTACTCGGATTTAATGAAGGGGTAGTACCTGCACAATTTCAGGAAGACGGTGTCCTTTCCGAAGGTGAGCGTTTCTTTTTGGAGGGGGCAGGGATGGAATTGGCTCCTGGCTCATCTCGAAGGCTGCTCGATGAACGGTTTCTAATCTATAATGCGCTTACGACACCCAGCAAAAAATTGTGGGTTAGCTACGCCTGCTCAGACGAGGAGGGTAAAGCACTTCTACCTTCAGAGGTCATCCGTCATTTGCAGATTATGTTCCGTATGGGTGAACATCCGCTGCCTGGTCTGCCTTTATCCGGTCGTCCTTCCATGGAACATATGGACTTTGTCGGAAATCCGGAAGCGACGCTTCGTGTGTTAATCATGCAGTTGAGGCAATGGCGGCAAGGTGTTGAAATCCCCGCGCTATGGTGGGATGTGTACAATTGGTTCGCTGAGAGCGAAGAGTGGAGCCCACGGCTCAGCAAGCTTTTACAATCCTTATTCTACCGGAATGAAGGCGTCAAGCTTAAACGCGGGACGAGTCTAAGGTTATATGGGGGAACCACACTGCGCGGCAGTGTTTCACGGATGGAGAAGTTCGTGTCGTGTCCGTTTTCGCATTTTGCCTCGTATGGGCTGAAGCTGAAGGATCGTCAGCTGTACAAGCTTCAAGCACCGGATATCGGCCAGCTGTTCCATGCGGCTTTAAGCGAGATGGCGATGAGTCTGCAGCAAAAAGGCCGCGGCTGGGGCAGTATGACCCCTGAGGAATGCCGGCGTGAGGCTGTTGAGACGGTGGATCGTCTATCGCCGATGCTGCAGGGTGAGATCCTGATGAGCTCGAAACGTTACGGCTATATCTCCCGTAAGCTAAAAAACATTGTCGGCCGTGCCTCCGTTATCCTCGGCGAGCATGCCCGGAGAGGCAGCTTCGAACCGGTAGGTCTGGAACTGGATTTTGGGCCGGGCAAACCCTTGCCACCGCTCCAAATTAACCTGCCAAACGGTTGCGTGATGGAAATCGTAGGCCGTATTGACCGTGTTGATATGGCTGAAGGCGAGAACGGACTCCTACTGAGGGTTATTGATTATAAGTCGAGTCAAAAGGACTTGAAGCTGCACGAGGTCTACTATGGGCTGTCGCTTCAAATGCTAACCTATCTTGATGTCCTGCTTACGTATGCCGAGCAGTGGCTGGGTCGTACCGCGCTACCGGCGGGAACGCTATATTTCCACGTACACGACCCGCTGCTCTCGTCACCTAACGGAATGAACCGGGAACAGGCAGAACAGGAATTGCTGAAACGCTTTAAAATGAAAGGTCTGCTGACTGCTGACCGTGAGGTTGTTTCTTTAATGGACACCAGTCTGGATAAAGGCCATTCCTCTATCGTTCCGGTGGCTTTGAAGAGTGACGGCAGCTTCTACAGCAGTGCTTCAGTAGCTACACCGGAGCAATGGACTCAGCTATTAACCTCCGTGCGGACGACTATTTCGGAGATCGGAACTAGGATTACGGAAGGGGATGTGGCTATTCAGCCTTACCGTATCCAACAGGAGACGGCTTGCACATTCTGTTCCTTCAAACCGGTGTGTCAATTTGACGAGTCTGTTGAAGGCAACCATTATCACAATCTCGCCAAGCCGGGAAAAGATGTAGTCTGGGACCTGATTTCCCGAAGTGAAGGGGGTACAACATTGTGA
- a CDS encoding class I SAM-dependent rRNA methyltransferase, with protein sequence MASVRLERNRKKRLEMAHPWVFAGEVASVEGEPEDGGLVDVLNHQGRFLAVGYYNPASQIRIRIVSQTPLAEMNKAFFVDRFTSCLQHRSRFVPGADAYRLVYGEADFLPGLIVDRFGDILVVQLLTLGMDKCRTEIVEALVEVMAPRGIYERSDVSVRELEGLAQTTGVLYGECPRHVTVTENELKLMVDIEQGQKTGYFFDQRENRASIAPLMQGWGERSGIALKEVEGDDGSLQMLPVNKSGKTVTFPYWDGATVLECFAHTGSFTLHACKYGAKKVTCLDVSAHAIESAKVNVELNGFTERVEFVVDDAFQYLRNQVKGLEERSERATVSAAVEADSSTVVENPKPKAKAAPKTDTSKPMTAGGGRTWDVVILDPPAFAKTKSAVAGACRGYKDINLQGMKLVNEGGYLVTASCSYHMQPDLFLETIAEAARDAGKILRLVEWRAAGKDHPQILGVNEGHYLKFAIFEVRSKNK encoded by the coding sequence TTGGCATCAGTTCGTTTAGAGCGTAATCGTAAAAAGAGGTTAGAGATGGCCCATCCATGGGTGTTTGCAGGTGAAGTTGCCTCTGTAGAAGGTGAGCCGGAAGACGGTGGATTAGTAGATGTACTTAACCATCAGGGGCGGTTCTTAGCGGTTGGTTACTATAATCCAGCTTCACAGATCCGTATTAGAATTGTATCGCAGACGCCTCTTGCAGAAATGAACAAGGCGTTTTTCGTAGATCGTTTTACTAGTTGTTTGCAGCACAGAAGTCGTTTTGTTCCTGGAGCAGATGCTTACCGTTTGGTGTATGGGGAGGCAGATTTTCTGCCGGGTCTTATTGTTGACCGGTTCGGGGATATCCTTGTAGTGCAGCTGCTGACACTCGGAATGGACAAATGTCGCACTGAGATCGTGGAAGCGCTCGTAGAGGTTATGGCTCCGCGTGGGATTTACGAACGCAGTGATGTCAGTGTGCGGGAACTGGAAGGACTGGCTCAAACAACCGGTGTGCTTTACGGAGAATGCCCGCGTCATGTTACCGTGACTGAGAATGAGCTGAAGCTGATGGTGGATATTGAACAGGGCCAGAAAACCGGCTATTTCTTTGATCAGCGTGAGAATAGAGCTTCAATCGCTCCGCTTATGCAGGGTTGGGGTGAACGTAGCGGGATTGCTCTCAAAGAAGTTGAGGGTGATGACGGTTCACTGCAGATGCTACCGGTTAACAAAAGCGGCAAAACCGTTACCTTCCCCTATTGGGACGGTGCTACAGTGCTGGAATGCTTCGCTCATACGGGCAGCTTTACCCTGCATGCCTGTAAATATGGAGCCAAAAAAGTAACCTGTCTGGATGTTTCTGCGCACGCCATTGAAAGTGCCAAGGTGAATGTGGAATTGAACGGTTTTACTGAACGGGTGGAGTTCGTTGTAGATGATGCTTTTCAATATTTGCGCAATCAGGTCAAAGGGCTGGAAGAACGTTCTGAGCGTGCAACCGTTTCAGCGGCAGTTGAAGCAGACTCTTCTACAGTGGTGGAGAATCCAAAACCCAAAGCTAAGGCAGCGCCCAAAACCGATACCTCAAAACCGATGACAGCCGGCGGTGGACGCACTTGGGATGTGGTCATTCTAGATCCTCCTGCTTTTGCCAAAACCAAGAGTGCAGTTGCAGGAGCATGTCGCGGCTATAAGGACATTAACCTACAGGGGATGAAGCTGGTGAACGAGGGCGGTTACCTCGTAACCGCAAGCTGCTCGTATCACATGCAGCCGGACTTGTTCCTGGAGACCATAGCTGAGGCCGCAAGAGATGCCGGAAAAATCCTCAGATTAGTAGAATGGCGGGCCGCCGGTAAAGATCACCCACAAATCCTGGGCGTCAACGAAGGACATTATCTGAAATTCGCTATCTTTGAGGTGCGGAGTAAGAATAAATAA
- a CDS encoding Na/Pi cotransporter family protein has translation MIRDLLFPVIYGLVIFLAGMKLMESAMSKLAGPLLTKGMNTATSTPLKGLISSSLLSALLQSSTAVTVLTIGMVNAGLLTYARTLGIILGSNIGTCLTTELIGLQISDYAGLLLASSLIMWGIAVIADEISHSPKSPAYFARLAQPFQFISLAVAGFALVLWGIAVMQSIGPVLQKSGLFSWFLNHAATSILWGLAAGACLTALLHSSAAVIAMAMSVAASGVLPPELGIAIVLGANIGTCVTAVIASIGGSTSGVFVAWSHVALNVGGSLLFLPFIQPLEQVASWIGGGPASEIAHAQTIFNVVCSVLALPLCYLPIWSKLEKKLQQ, from the coding sequence ATGATCCGTGATTTGCTGTTTCCTGTTATTTATGGTCTTGTTATTTTTTTGGCCGGTATGAAGCTGATGGAGTCTGCAATGTCTAAACTGGCGGGTCCCTTGCTGACCAAAGGTATGAACACAGCTACATCCACACCGCTCAAAGGCCTAATCTCCAGCAGCCTGCTATCAGCTCTCTTACAGAGCAGTACCGCCGTAACGGTTCTGACCATCGGAATGGTCAATGCCGGCCTGCTTACCTATGCCCGAACACTGGGCATTATTCTTGGCAGTAACATTGGAACCTGTCTGACCACGGAACTGATAGGACTTCAAATCAGTGACTATGCCGGACTCCTGCTGGCTTCTTCGCTAATCATGTGGGGTATCGCTGTTATTGCTGATGAGATTTCGCATTCTCCCAAGAGCCCAGCTTACTTCGCGAGATTAGCCCAGCCGTTTCAGTTCATAAGTCTAGCGGTGGCCGGTTTCGCTTTGGTGCTGTGGGGAATCGCGGTGATGCAGTCGATTGGCCCCGTTCTTCAGAAAAGCGGACTGTTCAGCTGGTTTCTGAACCACGCAGCTACAAGCATATTATGGGGGCTTGCCGCAGGAGCTTGTCTAACAGCCTTGCTGCATAGCAGCGCAGCGGTTATCGCAATGGCAATGAGCGTGGCTGCTTCAGGGGTCTTGCCTCCTGAGCTCGGTATCGCCATTGTGCTCGGCGCTAACATCGGTACCTGTGTCACAGCGGTCATTGCCTCCATTGGCGGCTCGACCTCCGGGGTTTTCGTTGCCTGGTCACATGTCGCACTGAATGTTGGCGGCTCCCTGCTGTTCCTGCCCTTTATCCAACCCCTGGAGCAAGTAGCCTCCTGGATCGGCGGAGGTCCAGCCTCAGAAATTGCTCATGCACAGACCATTTTCAATGTAGTCTGCTCTGTCCTAGCTTTGCCGCTTTGCTACCTGCCTATCTGGTCCAAATTGGAGAAGAAACTGCAACAGTAA
- a CDS encoding spore coat protein: MNNDYLDPIHALNMPEIADTSFATDFLLRAKTGVRNCAIALTETVSPDARAVLRTQLHEAIALHDEISKLMIAKSWFHPYDLNEQFQIDLTTANTTVQIAEMNLFPKDTSRKGMFDRKPDKHREGHTL, from the coding sequence ATGAACAACGATTATTTAGATCCTATTCATGCTCTTAACATGCCGGAGATAGCAGATACAAGTTTTGCTACAGATTTTTTGCTTAGAGCCAAAACCGGGGTAAGAAACTGCGCGATTGCCTTAACCGAAACAGTCTCGCCCGATGCCAGAGCCGTTCTACGGACACAGCTTCATGAAGCTATCGCTTTACATGATGAAATTAGCAAGCTTATGATCGCCAAGTCCTGGTTCCACCCCTACGATCTGAATGAGCAGTTCCAGATCGATCTAACCACCGCCAATACGACGGTTCAGATTGCCGAAATGAACCTTTTCCCTAAAGACACCTCCCGTAAAGGAATGTTCGACCGTAAACCGGATAAGCACAGGGAGGGTCATACCCTATGA
- a CDS encoding zinc-dependent alcohol dehydrogenase: protein MKAVTYQGIKNIVVKDVPAPTLKKGDDIIVRLTTTAICGSDLHLIHGMVPNLEEDYIIGHEPMGVVEEVGPGVTKVKKGDRVIIPFNVSCGECFFCKSDLESQCDKSNENGDVGGFFGYSDLAGGYPGGQAEYMRVPYANFVPFKIPENSEVEDEKLCLISDVMPTAFWSVDNAGVKQGDTVIVLGCGPVGLLVQKFCWLKGAKRVIAVDYVSYRLAHAKKHNHVETVNFEHHEDVGEYLKEITKGGADVVIDCVGMDGKMSPLEFVATGLKLHGGAMGALVIAAQAVRKCGTIQVTGVYGGRYNAFPFGDIFMRNINLRTGQAPVIHYMPHMYELIAEGKVDPGDIITHVIPLDQAKHGYEVFDDKLEDCIKVLLKP, encoded by the coding sequence ATGAAAGCTGTAACCTACCAAGGCATTAAAAATATTGTCGTTAAGGATGTCCCTGCCCCTACCCTCAAAAAGGGGGATGATATCATTGTCAGACTGACAACTACAGCGATATGCGGATCGGATCTTCATTTAATTCACGGTATGGTTCCCAACCTTGAGGAAGACTACATTATCGGACATGAGCCTATGGGTGTTGTGGAGGAAGTAGGCCCCGGTGTCACTAAGGTAAAGAAGGGCGACCGTGTTATCATTCCGTTCAATGTCAGCTGCGGGGAATGTTTCTTTTGTAAAAGCGACCTCGAGAGCCAGTGTGATAAATCGAATGAGAACGGGGACGTCGGAGGCTTTTTCGGCTACTCCGATTTAGCTGGAGGTTATCCGGGTGGACAAGCGGAGTATATGCGCGTACCTTATGCCAATTTTGTCCCTTTTAAAATCCCCGAGAATTCTGAAGTAGAAGATGAAAAACTGTGTCTGATCTCCGACGTCATGCCAACGGCTTTCTGGAGTGTAGATAACGCAGGAGTCAAGCAAGGGGATACGGTAATCGTTCTTGGCTGTGGTCCAGTTGGGCTGCTTGTTCAAAAGTTTTGCTGGCTTAAAGGGGCCAAGCGGGTAATAGCCGTTGATTATGTCTCCTATCGATTAGCTCATGCCAAAAAACACAACCATGTCGAAACCGTTAACTTCGAGCATCATGAAGATGTTGGCGAGTATCTAAAAGAGATTACGAAAGGCGGCGCTGATGTCGTAATCGATTGTGTAGGAATGGATGGCAAGATGAGTCCGCTTGAATTCGTAGCTACAGGCCTTAAGCTGCATGGAGGAGCTATGGGTGCGCTCGTTATCGCCGCACAGGCCGTCCGTAAATGCGGAACTATACAGGTAACTGGAGTCTACGGGGGAAGATATAATGCTTTTCCGTTTGGTGATATTTTCATGCGAAATATAAACCTACGAACCGGACAAGCACCGGTCATTCACTATATGCCGCACATGTACGAGCTGATAGCCGAAGGTAAGGTCGATCCCGGAGATATTATCACTCATGTTATTCCGCTGGATCAGGCGAAACACGGTTATGAAGTTTTTGACGACAAGCTTGAGGACTGCATTAAGGTGCTTCTGAAGCCTTAA
- a CDS encoding spore coat protein gives MNPILEYLTGFNTMTDQVIAMDFLISAKSGVRNYAMAVTEAATPEIKATLMKHLEEAIFTHEQISTYMIEKGFYHPFNLDEQIQLDLKNIETALSIKF, from the coding sequence ATGAACCCAATCCTTGAGTATTTGACAGGCTTCAATACGATGACGGACCAAGTGATTGCGATGGACTTTTTGATCAGTGCCAAAAGTGGTGTTCGGAACTACGCCATGGCTGTCACCGAGGCGGCTACACCTGAAATCAAAGCAACACTTATGAAACATCTGGAGGAAGCGATCTTTACGCATGAGCAGATTTCAACTTATATGATTGAAAAGGGATTCTATCACCCCTTTAACCTTGATGAACAAATTCAGCTTGATCTTAAAAATATTGAGACTGCGCTTAGCATTAAGTTTTGA
- a CDS encoding NUDIX hydrolase, which produces MGYKEISAGGVVYRSGSQGLEIQLIVDRYGKISLPKGKMEFGETVEETALREIQEETGTIGEIKAPLDVIKYTYNHPVHGKVDKEVHYFLVEAKGGVTKAQEEEISAVEWHKPAAAWNRGNGRAYANNLNILRKAFAWLDLEIS; this is translated from the coding sequence ATGGGATATAAAGAGATTTCAGCGGGAGGCGTAGTGTATCGTTCGGGCAGCCAGGGGTTGGAAATTCAGCTTATTGTGGACCGCTACGGTAAAATATCACTTCCTAAGGGTAAGATGGAGTTTGGGGAGACGGTAGAGGAAACGGCACTGCGCGAAATTCAGGAGGAGACAGGCACGATTGGCGAGATTAAAGCTCCACTCGATGTCATTAAATATACGTATAATCATCCGGTTCACGGCAAGGTGGATAAAGAAGTTCATTACTTTTTAGTGGAAGCCAAAGGCGGTGTCACAAAAGCACAGGAAGAAGAGATCAGCGCAGTAGAATGGCATAAACCGGCAGCGGCTTGGAATAGAGGGAACGGGAGAGCCTACGCTAACAATTTGAATATTTTACGGAAGGCATTTGCATGGTTAGATCTTGAAATATCATAG
- the mtaB gene encoding tRNA (N(6)-L-threonylcarbamoyladenosine(37)-C(2))-methylthiotransferase MtaB — protein sequence MSSVAFYTLGCKVNFYDTEAIWQLFKNEGYEQVDFEGAADVYLINTCTVTNTGDKKSRQMIRRAVRRNPEAIVAVTGCYAQTSPGEILDIPGVDLVIGNQDRDQIMTHVKNIQESRQPVNAVRNIMKTREFEEMDVPSFADRTRAFLKIQDGCNNFCTFCIIPWSRGLSRSRDPKSIVAQAHQLVESGYKEFVLTGIHTGGYGDDLENYRLSDLLWELDKVEGLERVRISSIEASQIDEKLLEVLNRSSKMCRHLHIPLQAGHNDVLKAMRRKYTTEEYFAKIQLIRQAMPDVGITTDVIVGFPGETDEMFRAGYDFMKAINFSEMHVFPYSKRTGTPAARMDNQIDEEIKNARVQELIDLSEDMQLSYAKQFVGKTLTVIPERSAKDAPSRITQHGFTDNYLQVLFEGDDQLQGELCQIKITEAGVNECRGELVGVETSGFQQEQTVS from the coding sequence ATGTCATCCGTAGCGTTTTATACTTTAGGTTGTAAAGTTAACTTTTACGACACCGAAGCCATCTGGCAGCTGTTCAAAAATGAAGGTTACGAGCAGGTTGATTTCGAAGGAGCCGCCGATGTCTACTTGATTAATACTTGTACCGTAACGAACACCGGGGATAAAAAAAGCCGGCAAATGATCCGCCGCGCGGTTCGGCGCAATCCAGAGGCCATCGTGGCTGTTACCGGTTGCTATGCTCAGACGTCACCCGGTGAAATACTCGACATTCCCGGCGTTGATCTGGTCATTGGGAATCAGGATCGTGATCAAATTATGACCCATGTGAAGAATATTCAAGAGTCACGCCAACCCGTAAATGCTGTTCGCAACATTATGAAGACGCGTGAATTCGAGGAAATGGATGTGCCGAGTTTTGCCGATCGTACTCGTGCTTTCCTGAAGATCCAGGACGGCTGCAACAACTTCTGTACGTTCTGTATTATTCCATGGTCTCGTGGCTTGTCGCGCAGCAGGGATCCTAAGAGCATCGTGGCTCAGGCGCATCAATTGGTGGAATCCGGCTATAAAGAGTTCGTACTAACGGGCATTCATACCGGCGGATACGGTGATGATCTTGAGAATTATCGGCTATCAGATCTGCTCTGGGAGCTGGATAAAGTAGAAGGTTTGGAACGCGTGCGCATCAGTTCCATTGAAGCTAGCCAGATCGATGAGAAACTGCTTGAAGTCTTGAACCGTTCCTCCAAGATGTGCCGTCATCTGCATATTCCTCTGCAAGCGGGACATAACGATGTACTGAAAGCGATGCGGCGGAAGTACACAACCGAAGAGTATTTCGCCAAAATCCAGCTGATCCGCCAGGCGATGCCGGATGTCGGCATCACTACAGACGTGATTGTAGGCTTTCCGGGTGAAACCGACGAAATGTTCCGTGCCGGGTATGATTTTATGAAGGCTATTAATTTCTCAGAGATGCATGTATTCCCGTATTCCAAGCGTACCGGTACTCCGGCTGCACGTATGGATAACCAAATAGACGAAGAGATTAAGAATGCTAGAGTTCAGGAGCTCATTGATCTGTCGGAGGACATGCAGCTGTCCTATGCAAAACAATTCGTAGGCAAGACTCTAACGGTTATTCCAGAAAGATCAGCGAAGGATGCCCCGAGCCGGATTACTCAACACGGCTTCACAGATAACTACTTGCAGGTGTTGTTTGAGGGTGATGATCAGCTCCAAGGCGAATTATGCCAAATCAAAATAACAGAAGCCGGTGTGAACGAATGCCGGGGTGAGCTGGTAGGTGTGGAAACTTCGGGCTTCCAGCAGGAACAAACGGTGAGTTAA
- a CDS encoding RsmE family RNA methyltransferase, translated as MQRYFVTPEQFSGDTVRIDGEDARHIAKVMRGKVGDKLIVSDGVSREALVEIALIEIGEVTATVLESLNMTQEASLKITVAQSLPKGDKMETVIQKCTEIGVVAFVPFLSERTIVQYDERKESKRLERWRKISKEAAEQAHRNRVPEVHPSLSWKKLLQSFGEYGAVYFCYEKEEGLQLRSAVAPWVSSLTADASHSVLVVVGPEGGFSVDECHEAEKEGAISVGLGRRILRCETAGMVAAACILYESGEMGGT; from the coding sequence ATGCAGCGGTATTTTGTTACACCGGAGCAGTTCAGCGGTGATACAGTTAGAATTGACGGCGAGGATGCCCGTCATATAGCCAAAGTAATGCGAGGTAAAGTAGGGGACAAGCTTATTGTCAGTGACGGTGTTTCGCGTGAAGCTTTAGTGGAGATTGCCCTCATTGAAATAGGTGAAGTTACGGCAACGGTACTGGAAAGCTTGAATATGACCCAAGAGGCATCGCTGAAGATTACAGTGGCCCAAAGTCTGCCCAAAGGCGATAAGATGGAGACGGTCATTCAAAAGTGTACAGAAATCGGCGTGGTCGCCTTTGTACCCTTTTTATCTGAACGTACCATTGTTCAATACGATGAACGCAAAGAGAGCAAACGACTGGAACGGTGGCGTAAGATCTCCAAGGAGGCTGCGGAGCAGGCTCACCGGAACAGAGTTCCGGAAGTACACCCGTCTCTTTCGTGGAAAAAACTCCTGCAATCTTTCGGGGAATACGGCGCAGTTTATTTTTGCTATGAGAAGGAAGAAGGATTGCAGCTGAGAAGTGCGGTAGCCCCTTGGGTGTCCTCGCTCACTGCAGACGCATCCCATTCAGTACTTGTAGTGGTGGGTCCAGAAGGTGGTTTTAGTGTGGACGAATGTCATGAAGCGGAGAAAGAAGGTGCCATTTCAGTCGGCCTGGGACGCCGCATTCTGCGTTGTGAGACCGCGGGAATGGTTGCCGCGGCTTGTATTTTATATGAATCTGGTGAAATGGGGGGAACTTGA